Sequence from the uncultured Bacteroides sp. genome:
ATCAAGGTAAAGCATATGTTTCCACCCCACATTGAAGGCTCCATAAATAGAGTTGATTTGCTTACGGTAACTATTTTGTTCCATACTGATTTCATTGAAACTCATTAAAGCAACAACATCACGAATCTGCATATCTTTTGCTGTGGTAATAGAAGTCAGGTTATTCACCTTATATACACTACCACCTAAGGTGCCATTAAAATCAAAATCACCCCAACGATTATTGTAAAGACCTAGTACCTCAAAATTGTACATGCGGTTTCTAAAATTACTGTTTTGCAGACGTCCTGCCTCAAAACCAGGTGTGGTAGGAGCTTTAAAATCATCAAATATGAACCAGTTAAGTTCGGATCCAATAGTCCCCTGCAACTTAAAATGCTTGTTGATATTCCAAACAGCTTTTCCATTAAAGCGAAACTGATCTTTTTTAGAATTATTTGAGTTTTTATATATATCCCAGTATGGATTTACATTGTATGGATCCATTCCGTTCCAGTTAGAATACTCACCCCTTCCATTTTGATAGGTTTTCAGCCAATTTTGATCATAAGTGGTGGCAAGAGTCATAAGATTTTTACCAACATTTGACTTGCTATCTCCTAATGCAGGACGGTTTTTAACATCCTCACGTGTATAGTTAGCACTAAAATCGAAATCTACATTAGCTAAAGTAGTATTAGCTCGTAGATTAAAGATATCCCTACTCATATTAGTTTCCGGAACAATATCTTTGTTACGCATATCGGTATAAGTAAAACGTACTCCCGTATTACCATTACTTTTGCCGATAATAGCAGTATTACTGGCAGTTAAGCCTGTACGAAAAAAGCCGGAAACATTATTAGGGATGATAAGATAAGGACGTTCTACACCATCGTAATATTTCAATTTATTACTTCCATCAGCCTTTGGTCCCCAGCTTTTATTTGTATTAGATACTGCATCAATACTGTAGGTTCCGTTACTTCCCATACCATAAACATTCTGTACATCATTCCATTTTGCCAACTGTGTATCGAAAGTCAACGTTCCATTGTATTCTACGTTGAGCTTTTCCTTTTCATTAGCTCTTTTAGTGGTTATAAGAATAACACCGTGACTTGCCCTACTACCATAAAGAGCTGATGCAGCAGGTCCTTTAAGCACTGACATATTTTCTATATCATCAGGATTAATACTTGATATACCATCGCCAAGGTCAAATCCTCCAGAAGTACGGGCACTACCATAATTTGTATTATCGAGGGGGACACCATCAATTACATACAAAGGTTGATTATTACCAGTCATTTCAGTACTACCACGCAATATCACACGGGTAGATCCGGATGGTCCACCGGCTGTTTGACTAACTACCAAACCTGGTACACGACCTGCCATAGAGTTAATCACATTGGTTCCCTTTGCTTTAGTAAAAGCATCACCTTTGACCTCGTCCACACCATAGCCTAATGCCTTACGTTCTCTCTTGATTCCCAAAGCTGTGACTACAACTTCACTAAGCAGTTTGCTGTCTTCTTCCAAAACTATATTTATTGGATCATGACCAGCTTTTACCTCCTTAGACTTGTATCCTACGCAGCTGATAACAAGTGTAACACCCGACTTAGCATTCAAACTGAACTTACCCTCCATATCAGTAATTATTCCGTTGCTAGTCCCTTTTTCAATGACAGAGGCGCCAATAACAGGTCCTTGGGCATCTTTCACAGTTCCCGTGACTCTGTTTACTTGCTGTACAATTGCAAAATAATTTGGTTTTGTTGCTGCTTTAACTTGTGTAATACCTCCCATTAGACAGAGAGACAGCGTTCCACAGAACAACGTGTACTTACAAATTTTTACTTTCATAGAATGTATAATTAAGATTAATAAAAGATTTTTACCCAGTCAATATACATATTCACCTTTTCTCCATCCTTCAATGCTGTAATGCCATTTATGTTGGTGATTCCGGTGAAAGAGCCACCTACAGCCAAATTAAACAAGAGATAGAAATTATCTTGAAAATAATCATGGCTTTCTTTACTTTTGTTTATATCGAAGGAATAAAATGTAATATTATCAATGGCTATTATAAGGTTATTTTCACTCCAATCTAATGAATAGGTATGGTAATTACCGTCTTGCAAACTGTTGGCAACATTCGCTAAATTATATTCTTGCCTATGTCCTGTTGCGGCATTGGCTCCATAATGAATTGCTGTATTGAATAGTGTTTCAGAGGTACCAGAAGAAATGCCACTGTGTTCACCCATCTCCATTATGTCTATTTCTCCACATTGTGGCCAAGATTTATTATTATCTCCCATCATCCAAAATGCAGGCCACAGTCCATTAGCGGTTTTGGGTATTTTTATGCTTGCTTCAATTCTTCCGTACTTGAAATTCTTTTTCCCTTTAGTACTTACGCGTCCAGAGATAATCTTGTTTCCTTTGCGCTCAGCTGATAAAATCAATACCGATTTACCATCATCTGTGCCAATTGAAACATGTGCCTCATCATATGCTTGAAGTTCCTGATTGGTCCATCCCGCTTCATGAACTTCTTTAGTCCATACATTTCCATTAAAAGAATCAAAATTTTCTTTGAAAACAGTTTTATCTTGCTCTTCTTTTGGCTTTAAATCGACATCATTAGATGAACAAGATTGCTGTATTGAACACAATGATAATAACAATAAGGTTGTTACTTTTTTCATATTATTGTATTTTGGTTAAACTTAGATTTTCAAGAGCTATCTTGTATATAGTTGTCAACAGATATTTACTCACTTACTTAATTGAGTATTGCATCCAACTTTTTTCCTACAAGCTTGGTGCAAAGGTGGTAAGAGTGAATAAAATCAATGGGTTGATAGCTGACATTTAAGGTTTGATTACAGACAATTCTTCTCTTAATACACAGAAAAATGCTTTTCCAGACACTTTTTTATCTGTACTCCTATAAAGTAAATGTTACTAAAACATAGTGTTATGCGAAATAAAAAAAGTACCAATAATAATTATATTATTGGTACTTTTAAAAAAAATAAAAATCAAAAGTTATAACACTCAATCATTTGAAAGCCTAATCGTTTTGCTGGTATTTGCTAGGTTGAACACCGAATTGTTTTTTGAATAAAGAACTAAAATACTTAGTATTTACAAACCCAGTTTCGACAGCAACCTCAGTCACGTTTTTACCTTCTTTTAATAATTCTGCTGCTTTTTGAAGCCTTATTATACGAATAAATTCTTGCGGTGCTTTCCCTGTTAAAGATTTAAGACGACTATAAAAAAGAGTTCGACTCATGGCCATTTGTTGGCATAAGATATTAATATTAAAATCAGTGCCATCCAAATTTTCAATAACGAATTGAGTTGCTCGTATAACAAACTGGCGATCACCTTCCGACATAGTGTCTATAGAAATCTCGTCTACTTTGCTATCAGGATTTTCTGTTATATTATTACTTTCTTCATTGTTTATGCGATTTTTATTCAATTCTACTTGTTCAATAGCTTGTCGCATAAAAAAGTCTCTTTGTCTGTTTCGATTCTCTATCAACCCCTGCACTTTAAGTTTGAGAATCTCAGTACTGAAAGGTTTTGGAATATAATCGTCTGCACCTTTCTTTAATCCTTCAGCAACTGCATCATGATTGACTTTTGCTGTAAGTAGTATGAATGGAATACCTGATGTATCGGGATTATCTTTAACCAATTTGCAAAGTTCATCTCCTTGTATGCCTGGCATCATAATATCTGATAAGATTAAATCTGGGTATTCATTTGAAAGAAATGATAATGCTTCTTGGCCATTAGGAACTCCAATGACTCGATAGTCTTGCTCAAAAGTTTTACTTAAATAATAACGAAGAGCCTCATGATCTTCTACAATAAGTAAAGTATCTTTGACCGTCTGTCTATTTATGACTTGTGCTTCTCTGCTTTCATAATTTATAACTTCTTCTGTTTCTGGAAGTAAGATTTTCCGAGGTACAACAGTATTATTAGGAACTGACGTAGAAATATCATCTATTCTTCTTAGTATTACAGTAAAGACACTACCTTTGTTCTCTTCAGATTGAAAGGAGATCTTTCCATGCAGCATCTTAACTATACGTTGCACTTGCAAAAGGCCGAATCCAGTTCCTATTTCATGCGATTCCAACGCATTCTCAGCCCTGTAAACATCTGTAAACAAATGCTTCCATGCTTTTTTCGGAATACCAATACCTGTATCCTTAACCTCTATCATAGCCTTTCGTTTTGTACAATTCAAACAGAGGTGAATATCACCCTGTGGCATTGTGTATTTACAGGCATTGGAGATGAGATTATCTAACAGCATCTCTACGATATATCTATCTGCCATAACCCAAACATCTTCATCAGGAAAAGAAACACTCAAATGCAATTGTTTTTTATCGCAAAATGATTGAAAGCTAGCAACCTCTTCCGCCAAAACATCATTAAGATTTAATGGTGTTAATACAAGTTGGTTTTTATGAGTGTCAACCTTTTCAAATTCAAGCAATTGCGTAATCAATGTATTAAGTTTACGAGTATTACTGCGTGCCAGTTTCAGGAAATATTGAGCTTTCTCAGAAAGTCCCTTCTCTTTACACAAATCTTCCAATGGTGCCATTACAAGTGTTACCGGTGTTCTAATGTCATGTGCCGTATTAATAAAAAAACTTATTTTATCTTCATCATATTTCTTTTGGATTTGATTACTCTTGTACCGCAGAATAAAGTAAAATATAGCTCCAAAAATACAAATATAAAAGAGCCATGCCCACCAAGAATTCCACCAAGGTTGAGATACTTTAAGTATAAGCACACGTTCAGAAATTATCCTTCCATCACTTCTACGCAAGCTGCGAACTTTAAAAAGATATGACCCCGGTGATACATTTGTATATTGTGCTTTGCCATTAACAAAAAGATCGCTCCAATATTTATCATATCCTTCTAAAATATACTGATATGCAATATCACGCTGAAAACGATAATTTATTGACTCAAATGTGACCACAAATGAATTGTGACTATAATCAAGTCGAGCTGAACCGTTAGACAACATATCGTGAATGATAGGGCGTAAAAGGGTTTCTTCATCTGCACTTATATAATCAACTGTAAGGCCAGTAAATCGCAATGGGGCCTGATAGTCTGCACCAGTAATGGCATTAGGAGCGATAAAGACAACGCCATTTGTGCTGCCATAAGCAAATTTTCCATTTGTTAATTGTGCAAATGACGACTTATTGTATTCTTTGTCAATATCTCCCACATAATTGAGGTTTGATACGTGAAGGTGATCTATTAATGCAAGTCCTTTTCCTGTGCTAGCCCATAAACGCCCAATTTGGTCACGGTGCAGACTATACACATCGTTAGATGGCAGACCTTCACTTGTTGTGAAAGTCTTTGATAATCTAGTATGCATGTTATATAGATTCAATCCACCTCCCTCAGTACCTAACCAAACAGTACCATCACCATTGAAAAGCATAGCAACAATATATGCACTTGTATTTTGTTTATGATATTCCTGAGCTGTTGCATAGCGTTGTATATTCCCAGTGCGTTTGTTAACCAAACAAAATCCATTCACTGTTGCCACAGCTATTTGGTCGCGATTGACCACCTCTATAGACTGAATCCATTTTATATCATATAATCGTTTATATTGTCCTCTTTTCTCCATCATCAAAAGAGAACCATCCAAACCTCCTATCCATAAATCTCCATCCATATCTCGTCTTATAGAAAATATATGATTAGTGGTGAGTACTCCTTGCTGTTTAGTGAGATGCCTGATAATGTGCCCCTGAATATCCAAAAGATAAACGCCATCTCCATATGTGCCTACCCATGTCGAACCATTTTCTCCTTTACATAATGTCACAGCCACAGCACCTTTTAACCAATGATTCCATGTTCCAAAAGATTTATTCAAAATACTAATTCCAAGATCGGTAGCAAACCACAAATCTCCATTAATATTTTCTTCTATATCATTAATATTATTATTTGCTAAAGATTGCAAGGTTCCTCTCTCATGAGCCAATATTATAATAGGGTATTTTAATAGAATAGCAATAGATACCCCTCCTGTATAACTTCCTATCCAAATGTTGCCTTGATGATCTTTAGTCACAGCATAAACACCATTACCTCTTAAAAAATTATCTGTTCTATCTTCTGTATTCATAAGCAGATGGGCTTTTTTCGAGTTTATATCTACTACATACACACCTCCACCATCTATTCCTACTAATATTGAATGAGAATCATACTTTGTGATAGCTCGTATCGGATTAAGAAAATTAGAATATTGCTCTTTAAAAGGAGACAAGTTAAAAGTATTCACATTCATAACTAGCAAACCACTATTAAATGTTCCTATCCAAAGTTCATTTTTAACAGAGTCATAAAGTAAAGTTTGTACATCTCGGCCATTTATTAACTGATGCACTTTATTCAGTTGAGAATATAAAAGCTGCACTACACCAGTAGAAGTACCAACAAAAAGGGATTTTCCAACAGAAATTATCTCATTTACATATTGTTCCCGAATAATAGGAATTACACGATTACCAGATTCTTTCTTGTAAAGTCCTTTGTTCAGCCCAAACCAAAACATACCTTTATGATCAATATAAAACTTATTCAGAATGATTTCCCCACTAATAAAATCTCCTAAATATAGATATTTCTCAAAACAGTCATTTTTGATGGAATAATGGTAAATTCTTCCAGTATGATCATAAGCCCAAAGACCAGTTTCCTCATTATACAATAAGCGAAGTCTGCGTCCGGCCAAATCACCATAGTAAAAATGTCCCGGTAAAGTATAGCTCTTTATTATGTGCCCATTATAGCGATCAATTCCTGTTTTTGTAGCAATCCACATTACACCTTGATTGTCTTCAACAATTGAAAACACACGTTGACTACTTAGGCCTTCAGAATAACCGAGATGCCTAATGTTAAACATGTTATTAGTCAGTTCTGCCTTGGATGTCACTCCTCCTATCCATAAGGTCAAAGCAATCAAACATTTTAATAATATTCTCATTGTTAGAGTTTCACAAGTGTATAATTAGTAATTAAGGTAAAGAAAATTCTATGTATTCAGAAAATACAACAATAAAAGCACTTTGATCTGAGTAACTATTTTCTGATTCATCTCACAAAAATAGTCAAATCATGTCAGAAATAAAAGGAAATCAGATAAAAGACAATAAGACTTCTCTTTCATTATGAATAATAATACTTATCAAAGCTGATAGCTATGGTTAAGGGAACCGATGCTGAAACAGTTTGTGCTGTACTTATGTGTCTGTCCAGACGTATGCGTTGGAATGTTCTGGAAGTTACATTGGATATGGCTTCTAATATGGAAAAGATAATACATCGTTGATTCCCCCAGGCTAGGCAAGTAACTGACCGTTTTCATGTTCAAAAGCTGGATTATGAAGCGGTGCAGGAGATGCGAATATAACATCACTGGAATTTAGGTATTAAACTATGCAATATTTTTGCTTAAAGTATTAATTCCCTAGGTTTTTGGTATGATTCCTGATCCTAATTCTTTAGAGCTTCATTCAGAGGAGTGGCGGATATGAAATTTTTCCTTTTTAGAATCGCTAAAATTTATGCATAAAAAAAAGGCCAGATTTAACATTCCCCCAAGAATTCGGACTGAGCCTCCATTCTCTCAATTCCGATTATGGTTCCGATAAAAAAAACAAGGTCCAATTAATTGATAATCAATTAATTGGACCTTTATTTGCGGAAGCTGGGGATTATGAACCTCACCCTCCAATATCTTAGTCTTCAATCGATTACAAATCAAATTATCAATATGGTAACGATTTAGGCACAAAAATAAAACTCTGTTTTTGTCCGCCCTTGTCCAGCGTTTGTCTGCCTATATCTTGGGTTCAAAAATACTACTATTTTTCGATACAGCCAAATCTTTGATTTACAATCTTTAAAATGCGGTGCAAGGTGCAAGCCTATATATAAATATATGGCTTGCACCTTGCACCGCTTATTAAACTTAAAAACACTTTCTTTAAAGAGAATATCTATAAGTTATTTACAAATAAATATTACTCAAATTTATAACTTTATTAACAAATATAATGATATATTTAGTAAAGTCATAAATAGAGAATCTGTGAATAAATATATCCTTTTACATAATTATATTTAATACTACCTATCACAGTAATGTTATTAGGTAGCAGTAGATAAATAATGAATATAATAATCTGATTTTTTTAGACAAAATAATCTAGTAAACAATTACATTTCTTAATTTCAGCCAACCAGAGTCTGTAAATTCTCCTTGAGCTGCAATATTTAAACCTTTTACATTACTGCCATTCCCTTTAGTCGTATCCACTAAAGCAACAGCCCAAGTATAATTTCCTTTATTTACGCCTCGAATATTAGGTGTAAATTCATAAGTAGTAGGAGTACCTTTTATCCAAGTGGAAAGATCCGTTTTAGAATCAAGATAAGAGTATTTTATCTGATTATCTTTATCAAGCAACGCAAAAGCTACTTTATATTTCTGATTCCATTGCGGTATGTTGGTAGGACAATATCCCCAACCTAAATTTGACCAGCGGTGAATTATTTTAATTTTCGAACCACTTTTTATATTTTTGGGCACAAAAATAGAATTTGGATATAAGCGGTAGCCTCCCTCAGATATAAAATCTTCAATCAAAGGATAAGCATCTCTAAACCAACTTATAGTCTCATCCCCTATGCGGAAATCCATCATATTTACGTGTGCTTCTTTTCCGTCTTCAAATTCTCCCACACGGACATCCCTTGCGGTCTTATAGCCACTCGGATCTAGTTGAAAAGGATGTTTACTTACAATCCATCCACCTTCCAGAAGAACAGGACGTTTCATAATCCAGGATTTTACATAATCACGTTCCCATTGACCATAATACTCTCTCATTCCAAAAGCATCATGACGTAAAGAATAACCTTTTTTACATGCAATGTCTAACAGACGTTTGCTATCAGAATCAAATTTTTCTTCTCCGGCCCAATCTTTACCAGCCCCCATCCAGCGGTGATAGTTAATAACCAGAGGAACTTTAGTGAAATATTTAGAATAAAGATCTGTTATCCAATCAAATACATTTTCACGGTTTTTAGGATCGAGATACTTCATCGTGTGCGCTTCCCCCCATTTGCCTAGTCCGTAACCATCTACGAATTCTACCAGATCAGGATTATTATACTTCTTAGCAAATGCCTTTACGAACATGGCATATTTTTCCTGAAAGATGGGATCATCAGGGTAAGGAGAACGTTTGCCTTTTTCTGTGTAATATTTGGCTCCAGCATCAAAGACATAAGCAGGGGTTGCTTCATTAATTCTGTCTCGGCTATCGACTACTACGCGAAAAGAAAGTCTCATGCCTCTGTCAATGGCACCTTGTATAACTATCTTTAATTTTTCATTAGTGTCCCATCCATAAACCCCTTCAGCAGGGTTTAATGTACTCCAATGTGTACGGATATATAACGTGCGAGCATAATCGGAGATCTTTACTGTAGTTCCTTTTTCTGCGGCATAAATGTGATCGTATTTTTCCCAGAAATCATCATTGACATTTTCATTAGCATATATAACCCAACCACTCAGTGGATTTCCCAACATTGTTTTTCTATCTGGTAAAATTTTCACATCATCGGTTTCCACATCTATAGCCATCTTATAAACTTGACATCCAGCTAACAGAAAAGCACCAACTCCATAAACTTCGGTCATATTCCGAGTTACTTTACGTGGATCTGCACCGATGGGTTGTACCCAACCGAGCTTTCCCGTTACATCAACGGCATCAGTCAAAGCTTTCCACCCTTTAATAATTACTGGCATAAAATCGCTTTTAGACAAGAGCCCCGCATTTACGCCATAGGCTAGTGCATATACAAAAAGGCCTGTAGAGCTTGTCTCAGGGGAGGAATAAGAGGCTGGATCCAACAAGCTAGCACGCCAATAGCCGTCTTCATTTTGCAATTTAGCAATACGAGTACATAATCTAACGAAAAGTTCCTCGTAATATTTGCGTTCCATTAGATTTTTGGGAAGTTCCTGTAATATTTCTGCTAATCCTCCCAAGACCCAAGCATTACCTCGTCCCCAAAAAAGTTTCTTGCCATTAGCTTCTTTTTTACCAAAATAGTGCCAATCACGATAAAAAAGATTATCTTCTTTGTCGAACAGATAATCGCAAGTAGCTCGATATTCATTATCCATAAATTGAAGGTATTTTCGGTTACCCGTTTCGCGATATAATTTCGCATAGACCGGTGGAGCCATAAACAAAGCATCGCACCAAGTCCAACGTTCCAATGTTTTATTGTTTCCGTACTCTAATTTAAATGTACTATTGGAAGGATGATTGACAATCCATTCTGCACGTGCCAACGTTGGGATAAGCATTTCTTCAATTTTATACTTGCGATATAAATCAATGAATGATTGTGACACAACGATGTCATCAGCATGGTACATGCGTTTGTAAGGTTGCCATCCATTGCGTGCACCTATTTCATAAAGCCATTGGTAGTAAGAACAGTCATTATCTTCTTTCTCAGATAATTCAGCCCAATCAACCATGCCTATATAAAGTGCTCCATTGGTCCAATCCAAGTCATTGTGTTCGTTAGAAAAACTAGGATTCGCTATTTGCCAGTCGGCCACTTGTTTCATTTTATTTTTAACTTCTGCTTTACTAAACAGTACTTGAGACGTAACATTTATGCAGATAAGAAAGAAATTCACTGTAATTAGTAGTCTATAAATCTTCATAATTATTTATTAATAAATGAAGGGAATTGCCTTTGTTCTCAGCGGACGTAGACAATTCCCTTTATGAGAATATTAAAAAAAATATTTTACTTTATTTTAACTAATATTTATTGATATCCATTATTTTGTGGAAATTCGGCTCCAGTATTCGAGTCGATAATACTTTGAGGAATAGGCCACAACACATGATAATCACGCATAACTGGTCCTGATTCGGTATTATACTTACGAGTACGTTCTAACAATTTTCCTGTTCGTACCAAAGTAAAGCGACGTGACTCTTCACCAACCAATTCACGAATACGTTCGTCCAGCAAGAAATCTACTGTCATTTCACTATCCGTAATTTCACGAGTATGTGCACGACGGCGTAAAATATTGATGGCTTCACGGGCACCAGAGATATCATTCAGCCCTAATCTTGCTTCGCAAAGCAAAAGATAAGTTTCAGCAAGGCGGAACTTCATTCGATCACGGTAAGAGCCTGTTAAGGAGAGATTCTCAGAACGTCCATAAAAAAACTTCGTCAAGGCCGGATAAAGACGGAAGGTTGTAAACCAAGTTGCATCTGTAATCTCGGCTTTCTTACCATAAAGATTTGTTTTTGCATTATTATAATACCAGTTACGTTTGATATTATACTCCGAATTACGGATATCATTCTCATCAAAGAAACCACTGTCTTTGCCAATCCACCATTTCATAGGTACTAACTGAGATAGTCCACGACCACCCAAAGAATCAGCCAATACGAAACCGGTGATTTCAGAATACTTGGGTTCCCAAGCACGGCGTGTCCAGTCGTCGGAATTGGTCCCCCCCCCTGTTGTGTTATATTCGAACTGCATTACCCAGATACTTTCCATATTACCAGAAGAACGATTTTGGTTGTTTTCAACAAACAGATCAGAGAATACATCACCTTTACTATTCACTTTTCCACCAAAGCGATTTTCCATCAAGTGGAAATAGCCGCTATTAATAACGTTTTCAGCTGCAATTTCGGCTTTTGCATAATCACCTTGCATAAGATAAACTTCACTCAACAGATGTTCTGCCGCCCATTTTGTCAATTTGCCGACTTTAACAGCATCAGGATTTTCTGGTAGGTTTTCAACGGCAAATTTCAAGTCTTCTATCATGTGTAAAATGACTTCATCTTTCGGTGTACGAGTAAAGTCTGTTCTGAACTGGTCTTGAATTTTGTCAACATAAGGAACATCCCCATACAAATAAACCAGTGTGCGATAGGCATAAGCACGGAAAAATCGTGATTCTGCTTGATATAGTGCCTTGTCTGTGTTTTTGCTCCAATTTGTATTTATTTCTGAATATCGCAACATTTCATTGGCTCCTGCAATCAAACTGTAAGCCCAATTCCAATAAGAACCTACAATACCTGTATTGGGAGTCAATGTCAGATATCCGAAAGGTTGTATTGATCCGTCTTTAGTACCCATAGTGGCAATATCTGTTGCAATCTGGAGAGCTTCATAAGGACAAGCTGCATTATGCATAAATGCACTATTTTCGCCCCATGTATTATATTCTGAACGTGCTTCAGCATAAAGTCCAGAAGAACCGACTTCAAATCCATAAGAACTTGTATATGTATTGTCTGGAGCCAACTCACTTTTAAGTTCTTCATCCAGAAAATTAGAACAGCTAGTAGCAGAAAGAGCCACTAAAAGGGCAAGAATTGCTTTTGATATATAATTTTTCATTGTATCAATATTTAAGTTAGAATGTTAAGTTCAATCCTAATACGTAAGAACGTGCAGTTGGATATGAAGCAAACCAACTGTTATCATAATTCAGTATACTGCGTATGTCGCA
This genomic interval carries:
- a CDS encoding SusC/RagA family TonB-linked outer membrane protein; translation: MKVKICKYTLFCGTLSLCLMGGITQVKAATKPNYFAIVQQVNRVTGTVKDAQGPVIGASVIEKGTSNGIITDMEGKFSLNAKSGVTLVISCVGYKSKEVKAGHDPINIVLEEDSKLLSEVVVTALGIKRERKALGYGVDEVKGDAFTKAKGTNVINSMAGRVPGLVVSQTAGGPSGSTRVILRGSTEMTGNNQPLYVIDGVPLDNTNYGSARTSGGFDLGDGISSINPDDIENMSVLKGPAASALYGSRASHGVILITTKRANEKEKLNVEYNGTLTFDTQLAKWNDVQNVYGMGSNGTYSIDAVSNTNKSWGPKADGSNKLKYYDGVERPYLIIPNNVSGFFRTGLTASNTAIIGKSNGNTGVRFTYTDMRNKDIVPETNMSRDIFNLRANTTLANVDFDFSANYTREDVKNRPALGDSKSNVGKNLMTLATTYDQNWLKTYQNGRGEYSNWNGMDPYNVNPYWDIYKNSNNSKKDQFRFNGKAVWNINKHFKLQGTIGSELNWFIFDDFKAPTTPGFEAGRLQNSNFRNRMYNFEVLGLYNNRWGDFDFNGTLGGSVYKVNNLTSITTAKDMQIRDVVALMSFNEISMEQNSYRKQINSIYGAFNVGWKHMLYLDATLRGDQSSTLSTDNNVYVYPSFSGSFVFSELTKLGDILPYGKLRMSWAQVGSDTDPYQLGLVYTKSKFTYPGYTIGYINNNTIPNKDLMPTKTNSFETGLDLKFFKNRIGLDFTYYTQISKNQIMSMASSWTSGYNYRLINAGEIQNKGIEIALNTRPIQLKDFSWDLNFNFSKNSNKVKKLVDGMDMFELEKAPWLDVQVAAKVGENFGSIVGPDFKRNENGDILINSQTGLPEYDKNNHVLGNASWDWTGGFSTTFAYKNISLSAIFDIKVGADLYSMSARAAYESGKSKQTLIGREGWYESEEQRQAAGITKGSSAWKPTDGFIAPGVISNADGTYRPNDIRINPEDYWMSVCRNAPSMFIYDNSYVKCREITLSYIVPKSWLKKLVNDLTLSFVARNPFILWKNIPNIDPDSNYNNTTGMGMEYGSLPSRKSYGFNVNVKF
- a CDS encoding glycoside hydrolase family 16 protein; this encodes MKKVTTLLLLSLCSIQQSCSSNDVDLKPKEEQDKTVFKENFDSFNGNVWTKEVHEAGWTNQELQAYDEAHVSIGTDDGKSVLILSAERKGNKIISGRVSTKGKKNFKYGRIEASIKIPKTANGLWPAFWMMGDNNKSWPQCGEIDIMEMGEHSGISSGTSETLFNTAIHYGANAATGHRQEYNLANVANSLQDGNYHTYSLDWSENNLIIAIDNITFYSFDINKSKESHDYFQDNFYLLFNLAVGGSFTGITNINGITALKDGEKVNMYIDWVKIFY
- a CDS encoding two-component regulator propeller domain-containing protein, with product MRILLKCLIALTLWIGGVTSKAELTNNMFNIRHLGYSEGLSSQRVFSIVEDNQGVMWIATKTGIDRYNGHIIKSYTLPGHFYYGDLAGRRLRLLYNEETGLWAYDHTGRIYHYSIKNDCFEKYLYLGDFISGEIILNKFYIDHKGMFWFGLNKGLYKKESGNRVIPIIREQYVNEIISVGKSLFVGTSTGVVQLLYSQLNKVHQLINGRDVQTLLYDSVKNELWIGTFNSGLLVMNVNTFNLSPFKEQYSNFLNPIRAITKYDSHSILVGIDGGGVYVVDINSKKAHLLMNTEDRTDNFLRGNGVYAVTKDHQGNIWIGSYTGGVSIAILLKYPIIILAHERGTLQSLANNNINDIEENINGDLWFATDLGISILNKSFGTWNHWLKGAVAVTLCKGENGSTWVGTYGDGVYLLDIQGHIIRHLTKQQGVLTTNHIFSIRRDMDGDLWIGGLDGSLLMMEKRGQYKRLYDIKWIQSIEVVNRDQIAVATVNGFCLVNKRTGNIQRYATAQEYHKQNTSAYIVAMLFNGDGTVWLGTEGGGLNLYNMHTRLSKTFTTSEGLPSNDVYSLHRDQIGRLWASTGKGLALIDHLHVSNLNYVGDIDKEYNKSSFAQLTNGKFAYGSTNGVVFIAPNAITGADYQAPLRFTGLTVDYISADEETLLRPIIHDMLSNGSARLDYSHNSFVVTFESINYRFQRDIAYQYILEGYDKYWSDLFVNGKAQYTNVSPGSYLFKVRSLRRSDGRIISERVLILKVSQPWWNSWWAWLFYICIFGAIFYFILRYKSNQIQKKYDEDKISFFINTAHDIRTPVTLVMAPLEDLCKEKGLSEKAQYFLKLARSNTRKLNTLITQLLEFEKVDTHKNQLVLTPLNLNDVLAEEVASFQSFCDKKQLHLSVSFPDEDVWVMADRYIVEMLLDNLISNACKYTMPQGDIHLCLNCTKRKAMIEVKDTGIGIPKKAWKHLFTDVYRAENALESHEIGTGFGLLQVQRIVKMLHGKISFQSEENKGSVFTVILRRIDDISTSVPNNTVVPRKILLPETEEVINYESREAQVINRQTVKDTLLIVEDHEALRYYLSKTFEQDYRVIGVPNGQEALSFLSNEYPDLILSDIMMPGIQGDELCKLVKDNPDTSGIPFILLTAKVNHDAVAEGLKKGADDYIPKPFSTEILKLKVQGLIENRNRQRDFFMRQAIEQVELNKNRINNEESNNITENPDSKVDEISIDTMSEGDRQFVIRATQFVIENLDGTDFNINILCQQMAMSRTLFYSRLKSLTGKAPQEFIRIIRLQKAAELLKEGKNVTEVAVETGFVNTKYFSSLFKKQFGVQPSKYQQND